One segment of Herbaspirillum hiltneri N3 DNA contains the following:
- a CDS encoding LysR family transcriptional regulator produces the protein MDKFQAMQVFSAVVDANSFTRAADNLNLPRTTVTTIVQGLESLLQVRLLNRTTRRISLTPDGAAYYERCVRILAEVDETEASFRNVTRGPQGRLRIDVPASIGRLLLLPNLCDFYTKYPDIELVMGMSDRPVDMVQEAVDCVIRVGDLQDSSMVARRIGTFQAVTCGSPTYFERHGMPHTIEDLQNHKSVHYFSSRTGRTIDWDFMVDGATQEVKMAGKLSVNDGDAYVACALQGFGLVQAPLYMIQPFLEDGRLVEILSQWKPVPMPISVVYLHNRHLSPKVRAFVDWVAELFATCPLQKGCQMGMADEPKESQFTSKPESNTIRAVIEQHNIAESVF, from the coding sequence ATGGACAAATTTCAAGCAATGCAGGTCTTCAGCGCCGTGGTCGACGCCAACAGCTTTACGCGCGCCGCCGACAATCTCAATTTGCCGCGCACCACGGTGACGACGATTGTTCAGGGGCTGGAGAGTTTGTTGCAGGTGCGCTTGCTCAACCGCACCACGCGCCGCATCAGCCTCACGCCCGACGGCGCTGCGTATTACGAGCGCTGCGTGCGCATCCTGGCCGAGGTGGACGAGACCGAAGCCTCGTTCCGCAACGTCACGCGCGGCCCGCAAGGGCGCCTGCGCATCGACGTGCCGGCCTCGATCGGCCGCTTGCTGCTGCTGCCCAACCTGTGCGACTTCTATACCAAGTATCCCGACATCGAGCTGGTCATGGGCATGAGCGATCGTCCGGTCGACATGGTGCAGGAGGCGGTGGATTGCGTGATCCGCGTCGGCGATCTGCAGGATTCGAGCATGGTGGCGCGCCGCATCGGCACTTTCCAGGCGGTGACCTGCGGTTCGCCCACGTATTTCGAGCGCCATGGCATGCCGCACACCATCGAGGACTTGCAGAATCACAAGTCGGTGCACTACTTCTCCAGCCGCACCGGCCGCACCATCGACTGGGACTTCATGGTCGACGGCGCCACGCAGGAAGTGAAGATGGCCGGCAAGTTGTCGGTCAACGATGGCGATGCCTATGTCGCTTGCGCGCTGCAGGGGTTCGGCCTGGTCCAGGCGCCGCTGTACATGATTCAGCCTTTCCTCGAAGACGGCCGTCTGGTCGAGATCCTGTCGCAGTGGAAGCCGGTTCCCATGCCGATTTCGGTGGTCTACCTGCACAATCGCCACTTGTCGCCCAAGGTGCGCGCCTTCGTCGACTGGGTCGCCGAACTGTTCGCCACCTGCCCGCTGCAAAAGGGCTGCCAGATGGGCATGGCCGACGAACCCAAGGAATCCCAGTTCACTTCCAAGCCGGAGAGCAACACCATCCGCGCCGTCATCGAACAGCACAACATCGCCGAAAGCGTGTTCTAG
- a CDS encoding efflux transporter outer membrane subunit has product MNALSINNQGGLGGKLLKPLQGFRTSSALLAAMLVLAGCSLAPTYERPAVNTSVAYKEAADAKAASDWKTAQPAEDMARGEWWKIFNDEGLNALEAQALEANQNLKAAAARLSQSRALRQDARSGLFPQVDAGFGATRQRQSPASQGLPPNANTTPTTLYRAQLGVSYEADLFGRVASTVDAATADAQRSEALFHSVRLALQADVAQQYFLLRELDAEQELYTGTVDLRMQSLKLVQRRFDEGDISEVDVARAKSELASAQSESFGIARQRANAEHALAILLGKTPAEFDFKPQPLQRLSIAIPAGLPSDLLERRPDIAAAERAMAAANARVGVARSAWFPRLDLTGGLGYESAKLGDLFNWSSRTFLLGPLVGTALTLPIFDGGRREAGVNRARAAYEEDVANYRQTVLTAFGEVEDNLASLRILGDQTRAQDDAVSASNHAAKLSHVQYREGSVSYFNVIDADRTVLQQQRAAVQLDGERARSTVNLIRALGGGWHGPLAPTDTQAKNDAGNKM; this is encoded by the coding sequence ATGAACGCACTCTCAATCAACAATCAAGGAGGCCTGGGCGGCAAGCTGCTCAAGCCGCTCCAAGGTTTCAGAACTAGTTCGGCCCTGCTGGCGGCAATGCTGGTGCTGGCAGGCTGCTCGCTGGCGCCGACCTACGAACGCCCTGCCGTGAACACCTCGGTCGCCTACAAGGAAGCCGCAGACGCCAAGGCGGCCTCCGACTGGAAGACCGCGCAACCGGCTGAAGACATGGCCCGCGGCGAATGGTGGAAGATCTTCAACGACGAAGGCCTCAATGCCCTGGAAGCACAGGCACTGGAAGCCAATCAGAACCTGAAGGCCGCCGCCGCCCGCCTGAGCCAGTCGCGGGCCCTGCGCCAGGACGCCCGCTCCGGCCTGTTCCCGCAAGTCGACGCCGGCTTCGGCGCGACCCGCCAACGCCAGTCGCCGGCCTCGCAAGGCCTGCCGCCGAACGCCAATACCACGCCGACCACTTTGTACCGCGCACAGCTCGGCGTGTCGTATGAAGCCGATCTGTTCGGCCGTGTGGCGTCCACCGTCGATGCTGCAACTGCCGATGCGCAACGCAGCGAAGCGCTGTTCCATTCGGTGCGCCTGGCGCTGCAAGCCGACGTCGCCCAGCAATATTTCCTGCTGCGCGAACTCGATGCCGAGCAAGAGTTGTATACCGGCACCGTGGACCTGCGCATGCAGTCGCTGAAGCTGGTGCAACGTCGCTTCGATGAAGGCGACATCAGCGAAGTCGACGTCGCCCGCGCCAAGTCGGAGCTGGCTTCCGCGCAATCGGAATCCTTCGGCATCGCCCGCCAGCGCGCCAATGCAGAACACGCACTGGCGATCCTGCTGGGCAAGACGCCGGCCGAGTTCGACTTCAAGCCGCAACCGCTGCAACGCTTGTCGATCGCGATCCCGGCCGGCCTGCCGTCCGACCTGCTGGAACGCCGTCCCGACATCGCCGCCGCTGAACGCGCCATGGCGGCCGCCAATGCCCGCGTCGGCGTGGCCCGTTCGGCGTGGTTCCCGCGTCTGGATCTGACCGGCGGTCTCGGTTATGAATCGGCCAAGTTGGGCGACCTGTTCAACTGGTCCAGCCGTACTTTCCTGCTGGGTCCGCTGGTGGGTACCGCACTGACCTTGCCGATCTTCGACGGCGGTCGCCGTGAAGCCGGCGTCAACCGCGCCCGCGCCGCCTATGAAGAAGATGTCGCCAACTATCGCCAGACCGTCCTGACGGCCTTCGGCGAAGTCGAGGACAACCTCGCCAGCCTGCGCATCCTGGGCGACCAGACCCGTGCGCAGGATGACGCGGTGTCGGCTTCCAACCACGCAGCCAAACTGTCGCACGTGCAATATCGCGAAGGCTCGGTCAGCTACTTCAACGTGATCGACGCCGACCGCACCGTGCTGCAACAGCAGCGCGCCGCAGTCCAGCTCGACGGCGAACGCGCACGCTCGACCGTCAACCTGATCCGCGCGCTCGGCGGCGGCTGGCACGGTCCGCTGGCGCCGACCGATACGCAGGCGAAGAACGACGCCGGCAACAAGATGTAA
- a CDS encoding efflux RND transporter permease subunit, with protein MNISKFFIDRPIFAGVLSILLLLAGVLAMFQLPISEYPEVVPPSVVVRAQYPGANPKVIAETVASPLEEQINGVENMLYMQSQANSDGNLTITVNFRLGVDPDKAQQLVQNRVAQALPRLPEDVQRLGVTTIKSSPTLTMVVHLISPDNRYDTTYLRNYAVLNVKDRLARIQGVGEVGLFGSGNYSMRIWLDPNKVSQRGLTASDVIKSIREQNVQVAAGVIGASPSSPDVPVQLSVNAQGRLKTEEEFREIILKSAPDGAITKLGDVARVELAASEYGLRSLLDNKPAVAIPIFQAPGANALDVSTQVRAAMKDLSKDFPSSVEYKIVYDPTQFVRASIEAVVHTLLEAIALVVIVVIIFLQTWRASIIPLLAVPVSIVGTFSLMLGFGYSINALSLFGMVLAIGIVVDDAIVVVENVERNIGAGLSPREATYRAMQEVSGPIVAIALTLVAVFVPLAFMTGLTGQFYKQFAMTIAISTVISAFNSLTLSPALASMLLKGHGAKPDWLTRQMDRFLGGFFVRFNRFFNRASEGYSKGVTGVISRKASAMGVYALLLAATVGIAYIVPGGFVPGQDKQYLVAFAQLPNGASIDRSEDVMRKMSDIMLKEPGVDSAIAFPGLSINGFTNSSSAGIVFVGLKPFEERKSKELSGTAIAMSLNKKFSGIKEAFTAVFPPPPVMGLGTLGGFKMQIEDHGSVGYAELDAAAQAFMKAAAKEPALGPMFSSYQINVPQLDVDLDRVKAKQLGIPVTDVFNTMQIYLGSLYVNDFNRFGRVYQVRAQADAPFRAKADDIGQLKTRNTAGDMVPLSSVVKVKQTFGPEMVVRYNGFTAADINGGPAPGYSSDQAEKAAERVAKATLPRGVRFEWTDLTYQKILAGNAGVWVFPISVLLVFLVLAALYESLTLPLAVILIVPMSILAALTGVWLTKGDNNIFTQIGLMVLVGLSAKNAILIVEFARELELQGSTVIRAAIDASRLRLRPILMTSIAFIMGVVPLVTSTGAGSEMRHAMGIAVFFGMLGVTLFGLFLTPVFYVLLRSIGGSKKLHSAHKHEAPLTAGSHVAQAESHDGR; from the coding sequence ATGAACATTTCAAAATTCTTTATCGACCGCCCGATTTTTGCGGGCGTGCTGTCGATACTGCTGCTGCTGGCCGGGGTGCTGGCCATGTTCCAGTTGCCCATTTCCGAATATCCGGAAGTGGTGCCGCCATCGGTCGTGGTGCGCGCGCAGTATCCCGGCGCCAACCCGAAAGTGATCGCCGAAACCGTGGCCTCGCCGCTGGAAGAGCAGATCAACGGCGTGGAAAACATGCTGTACATGCAGTCGCAGGCCAACAGCGACGGCAACCTGACCATCACGGTCAACTTCCGTCTCGGCGTCGACCCGGACAAGGCCCAGCAATTGGTGCAGAACCGCGTTGCGCAAGCCTTGCCGCGCCTGCCTGAAGACGTGCAGCGCCTGGGCGTGACGACCATCAAGAGCTCGCCGACGCTGACCATGGTGGTCCACCTGATCTCGCCCGACAATCGCTACGACACCACTTACCTGCGCAACTACGCGGTGCTGAACGTGAAAGACCGTCTGGCGCGCATCCAGGGCGTCGGTGAAGTCGGCCTGTTCGGTTCCGGCAACTACTCCATGCGCATCTGGCTGGATCCGAACAAGGTCTCGCAGCGCGGCCTGACCGCCAGCGACGTCATCAAGTCGATCCGCGAACAGAACGTGCAGGTTGCCGCCGGTGTGATCGGCGCATCGCCGAGCTCGCCTGACGTGCCGGTGCAATTGTCCGTCAATGCACAAGGCCGCCTGAAGACGGAGGAAGAGTTCCGCGAAATCATCCTGAAGAGCGCACCTGACGGCGCCATCACCAAGCTGGGCGACGTCGCCCGCGTCGAGCTGGCAGCGTCCGAATACGGCCTGCGCTCGCTGCTGGACAACAAGCCTGCGGTGGCGATCCCGATCTTCCAGGCGCCGGGCGCCAACGCGCTGGACGTGTCCACGCAAGTGCGCGCCGCGATGAAGGATCTGTCGAAAGACTTCCCTTCCTCGGTCGAATACAAGATCGTGTACGACCCGACCCAGTTCGTGCGCGCCAGTATCGAAGCCGTGGTGCACACCCTGCTCGAAGCGATTGCGCTGGTCGTGATCGTGGTGATCATCTTCCTGCAAACCTGGCGTGCATCGATCATCCCGCTGCTGGCCGTGCCGGTGTCGATTGTCGGTACCTTCTCGCTGATGCTCGGCTTCGGCTATTCCATCAACGCCCTGTCGCTGTTCGGCATGGTGCTTGCCATCGGGATTGTGGTCGACGATGCCATTGTGGTGGTGGAGAACGTCGAGCGGAACATCGGCGCCGGCCTGAGTCCGCGTGAAGCGACTTACCGCGCCATGCAGGAAGTGTCCGGTCCGATCGTCGCCATTGCGCTGACGCTGGTGGCGGTGTTCGTTCCGCTGGCGTTCATGACCGGCCTGACGGGCCAGTTCTACAAACAGTTTGCGATGACGATTGCGATTTCGACCGTGATCTCGGCGTTCAACTCGCTGACGCTGTCCCCGGCGCTGGCTTCGATGCTGCTCAAGGGCCACGGCGCCAAGCCGGATTGGCTGACGCGCCAGATGGACCGTTTCCTCGGTGGTTTCTTCGTCCGCTTCAATCGTTTCTTCAACCGTGCTTCCGAGGGTTACAGCAAGGGCGTGACCGGCGTGATCTCGCGCAAGGCGTCGGCGATGGGCGTGTACGCCCTGCTGCTGGCGGCGACCGTCGGCATCGCCTACATCGTGCCGGGTGGCTTCGTGCCTGGCCAGGACAAGCAATACCTGGTGGCCTTCGCGCAATTGCCTAACGGCGCGTCGATCGACCGCAGCGAAGACGTGATGCGCAAGATGAGCGACATCATGTTGAAGGAACCGGGCGTCGACAGTGCGATCGCCTTCCCCGGCCTGTCGATCAACGGCTTCACCAACAGCTCTTCCGCCGGTATCGTCTTCGTCGGCCTGAAACCGTTCGAAGAACGCAAGAGCAAGGAACTGTCGGGCACCGCCATCGCCATGTCACTGAACAAGAAATTCAGCGGCATCAAGGAAGCCTTCACGGCCGTGTTCCCACCGCCGCCGGTGATGGGTCTCGGTACGCTGGGCGGCTTCAAGATGCAGATCGAAGATCACGGCTCGGTCGGCTACGCTGAACTCGACGCCGCGGCACAAGCCTTCATGAAGGCCGCCGCCAAGGAACCTGCACTGGGTCCGATGTTCTCGAGCTATCAGATCAACGTGCCGCAACTGGACGTCGACCTCGACCGCGTGAAAGCCAAGCAGCTCGGCATTCCCGTGACCGATGTGTTCAACACCATGCAGATCTATCTGGGTTCGCTGTACGTCAACGACTTCAACCGTTTCGGCCGCGTCTACCAGGTGCGTGCCCAGGCTGATGCGCCGTTCCGCGCCAAGGCCGACGACATCGGCCAGCTCAAGACCCGCAATACCGCTGGCGACATGGTGCCGTTGTCGTCGGTGGTCAAGGTCAAGCAAACCTTCGGTCCTGAAATGGTGGTGCGTTACAACGGCTTCACCGCTGCCGACATCAACGGCGGCCCGGCTCCCGGTTACTCGTCGGATCAGGCAGAGAAAGCGGCTGAACGCGTCGCCAAGGCAACCCTGCCGCGCGGCGTGCGCTTCGAATGGACCGACCTGACCTATCAGAAAATCCTCGCAGGCAATGCCGGCGTGTGGGTGTTCCCGATCAGCGTGCTGCTGGTGTTCCTGGTGCTGGCTGCGCTGTACGAAAGCCTGACCCTGCCGCTGGCCGTGATCCTGATCGTGCCGATGAGCATCCTGGCGGCGCTGACCGGTGTCTGGCTGACCAAGGGCGACAACAACATCTTCACCCAGATCGGTCTGATGGTGCTGGTGGGCCTGTCGGCGAAGAACGCGATCCTGATCGTCGAATTCGCCCGCGAACTGGAACTGCAAGGCAGCACCGTGATCCGTGCCGCGATCGATGCCAGCCGCCTGCGTCTGCGTCCGATCCTGATGACCTCGATCGCATTCATCATGGGCGTGGTGCCGCTGGTGACCTCGACGGGCGCCGGTTCGGAAATGCGCCACGCGATGGGTATTGCAGTGTTCTTCGGCATGCTGGGCGTGACGCTGTTCGGCCTGTTCCTGACACCGGTGTTCTATGTGCTGCTGCGTAGCATCGGCGGCAGCAAGAAACTGCACTCCGCACACAAGCATGAAGCGCCGTTGACTGCAGGGTCACATGTCGCTCAGGCCGAATCGCACGATGGTCGTTAA
- a CDS encoding DUF1993 domain-containing protein, whose protein sequence is MSLTMHQISIPVFIRALKNLSGLLDKAIAHAEENKLDPDTILTARLFEDMYPLTGQIQRASDAAKFGAARLSAIQPPSFADEETTFPQLQERIAKTIAFLETVTPEQLAGSAEREIVIKLRGNETKFTGQAYLLTFALPNFLFHITTAYDILRHKGVKIGKMDYLGF, encoded by the coding sequence ATGTCGCTCACCATGCATCAGATTTCCATTCCCGTCTTCATCCGCGCGCTGAAGAATCTGTCGGGCTTGCTCGACAAGGCCATCGCCCACGCCGAAGAGAACAAGCTCGATCCGGACACCATCCTGACCGCGCGCCTGTTTGAAGACATGTATCCGTTGACCGGTCAGATCCAGCGCGCCAGCGATGCCGCCAAGTTCGGCGCCGCGCGCCTGTCGGCGATCCAGCCGCCCAGCTTCGCCGACGAAGAAACCACTTTCCCGCAGCTGCAGGAACGCATCGCCAAGACCATCGCCTTCCTCGAGACCGTGACGCCGGAACAACTGGCGGGCAGCGCCGAACGCGAAATCGTCATCAAGCTGCGCGGCAACGAAACCAAATTTACCGGCCAGGCTTATCTGCTGACCTTCGCGCTGCCGAACTTCCTGTTCCACATCACCACGGCCTATGACATCCTGCGCCACAAGGGCGTGAAGATCGGCAAGATGGATTACCTCGGTTTCTGA
- a CDS encoding SulP family inorganic anion transporter, giving the protein MNTTSFRDEWLSNGKANVLAGLTSSFALVPECIAFALVAQLNPLMGLYGAFFICTLTALFGGRPGMISGAAGSMAVVIVALVAQHGAQYFLLTVVLSGALMLLFGALRLGKLIRMVPHPVMLGFVNGLAIVIAMAQFEHFKQTDASGTHWLHGAPLLIMVALVAVTMLIVYLLPRLTRVIPPALAAIVGVAVLSQVTGLPTRTLGDMAHIAGGLPIWHFPEVPLTLETLRIVAPYAVLMAVVGLLETLLTLNLTDEITETRGQANRECLALGVANVVSGLFGGMGGCAMIGQTMINLSSGGRSRLSGVVSGVMILLFILFLSPLIERIPLAALVGVMFVVAQQTFAWGSLRVLGKVPRNDALVIVAVTVITVFTDLAVAVLCGIVIAALNFAWQHAREIRADISESGDGEKTYVPHGTLFFASTAHFQELFDPAQDPLRVVVDCRHLHLADHSAIAALEALSERYTRAGKHLRLAHLSRRSRQLLQRVGMDVGEPEMAGARR; this is encoded by the coding sequence ATGAACACAACTTCCTTTCGCGACGAATGGTTGTCGAACGGCAAAGCCAATGTGCTGGCCGGACTGACCTCGTCGTTTGCGCTGGTGCCCGAGTGCATCGCGTTCGCGCTGGTGGCCCAGCTCAATCCGTTGATGGGGCTGTACGGCGCCTTCTTCATCTGCACCCTCACTGCGCTGTTCGGCGGCCGGCCCGGCATGATTTCGGGAGCGGCCGGTTCGATGGCGGTGGTGATCGTGGCGCTGGTGGCGCAGCACGGTGCGCAGTATTTCCTGTTGACGGTGGTGCTCAGCGGCGCGCTCATGCTGCTGTTCGGAGCGCTGCGGCTGGGCAAGCTGATCCGCATGGTGCCGCATCCGGTGATGCTGGGTTTCGTCAACGGCCTGGCGATCGTGATTGCGATGGCGCAGTTCGAACACTTCAAGCAGACCGACGCGAGCGGCACGCACTGGCTGCACGGCGCGCCCCTGCTGATCATGGTGGCGCTGGTGGCGGTCACGATGCTGATCGTCTATCTGTTGCCGCGCCTGACGCGCGTCATCCCGCCGGCGTTGGCGGCCATTGTCGGCGTGGCCGTACTGAGCCAGGTGACCGGTTTGCCCACGCGCACGCTGGGCGATATGGCGCACATTGCAGGCGGCTTGCCGATCTGGCATTTTCCCGAGGTGCCGCTGACGCTGGAAACCTTGCGGATCGTCGCTCCCTACGCAGTGCTGATGGCCGTCGTCGGTTTGCTGGAAACGCTGCTGACGCTCAACCTCACCGATGAAATCACCGAGACGCGCGGCCAGGCCAATCGCGAATGCCTGGCGCTGGGTGTTGCCAATGTGGTGTCGGGTCTGTTCGGCGGCATGGGCGGTTGCGCCATGATCGGCCAGACCATGATCAACCTCAGTTCGGGCGGCCGGTCGCGGCTGTCGGGCGTGGTCAGCGGCGTGATGATCTTGTTGTTCATCCTGTTCCTGTCGCCGCTGATCGAACGTATCCCGCTGGCTGCGCTGGTGGGCGTGATGTTCGTGGTGGCGCAGCAGACTTTCGCGTGGGGCTCGCTGCGCGTGCTCGGCAAGGTGCCGCGCAACGATGCGCTGGTGATCGTCGCGGTGACCGTGATTACGGTGTTCACGGATCTGGCGGTGGCGGTGCTGTGCGGTATCGTGATTGCGGCGCTCAATTTCGCGTGGCAGCATGCGCGCGAGATTCGCGCTGACATTTCGGAATCGGGTGATGGCGAGAAGACCTATGTCCCGCACGGCACGCTGTTCTTCGCATCGACCGCGCATTTCCAGGAGTTGTTCGATCCGGCGCAGGATCCGCTGCGCGTGGTGGTCGATTGCCGCCACCTGCATCTGGCCGATCACTCCGCCATCGCTGCGCTGGAAGCGCTGTCCGAGCGCTACACCCGGGCCGGCAAACATCTGCGGCTGGCGCATCTGTCGCGTCGCAGCCGTCAACTGCTGCAGCGTGTGGGCATGGACGTCGGCGAGCCGGAGATGGCCGGCGCGCGTCGTTAA
- a CDS encoding alpha/beta hydrolase, producing MEVEQASTVTNFTVPGPIGAIPVRLYQPQGRVKTGDLQALVLYFHGGGFVSGGLDDADLQARYIAQYSRAVVLSVAYALAPAKPFPAAPEDAYAAACWAVKNAGMLHIDPHQIAVAGDDAGGNLAASLTMITRDRCSAPFAAQVLISPMLDPSMTLLGDAKRLNSDMTAEACALRYRQYLPQTMQRLHPYAAPLEASRLAGLPPAFIATAGCDVLHTEAEKYAASLIHAGVHTQVARFAGITHDALRSHIPLLKEIVEFLRRRFSAIAGPSNPAFQFQPA from the coding sequence ATGGAAGTCGAACAAGCTTCAACCGTCACCAACTTCACCGTCCCCGGTCCGATCGGCGCGATTCCCGTGCGCCTGTATCAACCGCAAGGCCGCGTGAAAACCGGCGACCTGCAGGCGCTGGTGCTGTATTTCCACGGCGGCGGTTTCGTCTCCGGCGGCCTGGACGACGCCGACCTGCAAGCCCGCTACATTGCGCAGTACAGCCGCGCCGTGGTGCTGTCGGTAGCGTATGCGCTGGCGCCGGCCAAGCCGTTCCCGGCAGCGCCGGAAGACGCTTACGCCGCCGCCTGCTGGGCCGTCAAGAACGCCGGCATGCTGCACATCGATCCGCACCAGATCGCCGTTGCGGGCGACGATGCCGGCGGCAACCTGGCGGCCAGCCTGACCATGATCACGCGCGACCGCTGCTCGGCGCCGTTCGCTGCGCAGGTGCTGATCAGCCCGATGCTCGACCCCAGCATGACGTTGCTGGGCGACGCCAAACGCCTGAACTCGGACATGACCGCCGAAGCCTGCGCCCTGCGCTATCGCCAGTACCTGCCGCAGACCATGCAACGCCTGCATCCGTATGCCGCGCCGCTGGAAGCCAGTCGCCTGGCCGGATTGCCGCCGGCGTTCATCGCCACGGCCGGCTGCGACGTGCTGCACACCGAAGCGGAAAAGTACGCCGCCTCGCTGATCCACGCCGGCGTGCATACGCAAGTCGCGCGCTTCGCCGGCATTACGCACGACGCACTGCGCAGCCATATTCCTTTGCTTAAAGAAATCGTCGAATTCCTGCGTCGTCGCTTCAGTGCGATCGCCGGCCCATCCAACCCAGCTTTCCAATTCCAACCTGCTTAA
- a CDS encoding efflux RND transporter periplasmic adaptor subunit: MSSKMTLRNRYTVTAAVFAVIAIAVAGTLSAIGVDSTANAQQAPQAAGVDVAEVVSKQITDWQQYSGRLEAVDRVEIRPLVSGTLTAVHFKDGAMVKKGDVLFTIDPRPYAAEVARAQAQLAGAEARAAYTASDVARGQRLLGDNAIAKRDYEEKQNASREAAANVQAAQAALRSAKLNLEYTQIVAPVSGRMSRAEVTVGNIVSVGSNTPALSTLVSMSKIYASFDVDEQSFLKYVNPARAKGTSVPVFLGLANEDAYSREGKVGSIDNRIDTSSGTIRVRAVFDNTDGQLLPGLYARIRLGGGAPRDALLIDEKALGTDQDKRFVLVLDKDNHATYREVRVGANQDGLRVIENGLKPGERIVVNGLQRVRPGDTVAPNLVPMVKVAGAAKADKKA, from the coding sequence ATGTCCAGCAAAATGACACTGCGCAATCGCTACACCGTCACGGCAGCCGTCTTCGCCGTCATCGCCATCGCCGTCGCCGGCACCCTGTCCGCCATCGGCGTCGACTCCACCGCCAACGCGCAACAAGCGCCGCAAGCGGCCGGCGTCGATGTCGCCGAAGTCGTCAGCAAACAGATCACCGACTGGCAGCAATACTCCGGTCGCCTCGAAGCAGTCGACCGCGTCGAGATCCGCCCGCTGGTGTCCGGCACCCTGACCGCCGTGCACTTCAAGGACGGCGCCATGGTGAAGAAGGGTGACGTCCTGTTTACCATCGACCCGCGTCCTTACGCCGCCGAAGTCGCCCGCGCGCAAGCGCAACTGGCCGGCGCCGAAGCCCGCGCCGCCTACACCGCTTCGGATGTGGCGCGCGGTCAGCGCCTGCTGGGCGACAACGCCATCGCCAAGCGCGACTACGAAGAAAAGCAAAACGCTTCCCGCGAAGCCGCCGCCAACGTGCAAGCTGCGCAAGCCGCCCTGCGTTCGGCCAAGCTGAACCTGGAATATACGCAAATCGTGGCGCCGGTTTCCGGTCGCATGTCGCGCGCCGAAGTCACCGTCGGCAATATCGTCTCGGTCGGCTCCAACACCCCGGCGCTGTCGACGCTGGTGTCGATGTCGAAGATCTACGCTTCCTTCGACGTCGATGAGCAAAGCTTCCTGAAGTACGTCAACCCGGCGCGGGCGAAGGGCACTTCGGTCCCCGTGTTCCTGGGTCTGGCCAATGAAGACGCTTACTCGCGCGAAGGCAAGGTCGGTTCGATCGACAACCGTATCGATACGTCCTCCGGCACCATCCGCGTGCGCGCCGTGTTCGACAACACCGACGGCCAATTGCTGCCGGGCCTGTATGCACGCATCCGCCTCGGCGGCGGTGCGCCGCGCGATGCCTTGCTGATCGATGAAAAGGCGCTCGGCACCGATCAGGACAAGCGCTTCGTGCTGGTGCTCGACAAGGACAACCACGCTACTTACCGCGAAGTCCGCGTCGGCGCCAACCAGGATGGTTTGCGTGTGATCGAAAACGGCCTGAAACCGGGTGAACGCATCGTCGTCAACGGCCTGCAACGCGTCCGTCCGGGCGACACCGTGGCGCCGAACCTGGTGCCGATGGTCAAGGTCGCCGGCGCCGCCAAGGCCGACAAGAAGGCTTAA
- a CDS encoding AraC family transcriptional regulator: MDLNDSPTDIDDNAGSPASGSSASASLDGEADERLCAAQRELVTLIARLTEGIEGSLETGIEGFFLHRITNPQGPKHAVQKPVFAVIAQGAKRLFVGDDIYDYDPMHYLVSSVDLPMVGKVTMSSPETPYLGLRIDLDTREIGSLIGDEHLPQGVSSDASRGLFVNRLDITLMDAVLRLLRLLDTPRDIPILAPMVKREILYRLLMNGQGALLRQTVLQDSQMNRIAKAIRMMKESFAQPLRVDDIARDVHMSVSSLHHHFKVVTAMSPLQYQKNLRLQEARRLMLADDVSVATASQTVGYESPSQFSREYSRMFGAPPLRDKRRWLEEEAPAL, translated from the coding sequence ATGGATCTGAACGACTCCCCCACCGATATCGACGACAACGCCGGTTCGCCTGCGTCCGGCTCTTCCGCATCCGCGAGCCTGGATGGCGAGGCTGATGAGCGGCTGTGCGCGGCGCAGCGCGAGCTGGTCACCTTGATCGCGCGCCTGACCGAGGGCATCGAAGGTTCGCTGGAAACCGGCATCGAAGGTTTCTTCCTGCATCGCATCACCAATCCGCAGGGACCCAAGCATGCGGTGCAAAAGCCGGTGTTTGCCGTGATCGCGCAGGGCGCCAAGCGCCTGTTCGTCGGCGACGACATCTATGATTACGATCCGATGCACTATTTGGTGTCGTCGGTGGATCTGCCGATGGTGGGCAAGGTGACGATGAGCAGCCCGGAGACCCCGTACCTGGGTCTGCGCATCGATCTCGACACCCGGGAAATCGGCTCGCTGATCGGCGACGAGCATTTGCCGCAAGGTGTTTCATCGGATGCCTCGCGCGGCCTGTTCGTCAACCGCCTCGACATCACGCTGATGGATGCGGTGCTGCGCCTGTTGCGCCTGCTGGATACGCCGCGCGATATTCCGATCCTGGCGCCGATGGTCAAGCGCGAAATCCTGTATCGCCTGCTCATGAACGGCCAGGGCGCCTTGCTGCGCCAGACCGTGTTGCAAGACAGCCAGATGAACCGCATCGCCAAGGCCATCCGCATGATGAAGGAAAGCTTCGCGCAGCCGCTGCGCGTGGACGACATCGCGCGCGACGTGCACATGAGCGTGTCGTCGCTGCATCATCATTTCAAGGTGGTGACGGCGATGAGTCCGCTGCAATATCAAAAGAACCTGCGCCTGCAGGAAGCGCGCCGGCTGATGCTGGCCGACGACGTCAGCGTGGCGACGGCGTCGCAGACGGTGGGTTACGAGAGTCCGTCGCAATTCAGCCGCGAGTACAGCCGCATGTTCGGCGCGCCGCCGCTGCGCGACAAACGGCGCTGGCTGGAGGAAGAAGCGCCGGCTCTATAG